A DNA window from Hordeum vulgare subsp. vulgare chromosome 1H, MorexV3_pseudomolecules_assembly, whole genome shotgun sequence contains the following coding sequences:
- the LOC123412883 gene encoding ARGOS-like protein: protein MSTERRARRNGSMAGGGGGRVRGVEVKRAAPQGQSSPAASAGYFTAELAVLFLCLIALLVFLPLVLPPLPPPPMLLLLAPVGLMAVLIALAFVPSDSRSIASSCH from the coding sequence ATGTCGACGGAGAGGAGGGCGAGGCGAAACGGTTCCATggccggcggaggaggaggccgggtgCGCGGTGTGGAGGTGAAACGGGCGGCGCCGCAAGGGCAGAGCTCGCCTGCCGCTTCCGCGGGGTACTTCACGGCGGAGCTGGCTGTGCTGTTCCTCTGCCTGATCGCGCTGCTGGTGTTCCTGCCGCTGGTCCTACCGCCGCTCCCGCCGCCGccgatgctgctgctgctggcccCCGTGGGGCTTATGGCCGTCCTAATCGCGCTGGCGTTCGTGCCGTCCGACAGCCGGAGCATCGCCTCGTCGTGCCATTGA